A stretch of Natator depressus isolate rNatDep1 chromosome 2, rNatDep2.hap1, whole genome shotgun sequence DNA encodes these proteins:
- the TRIB1 gene encoding tribbles homolog 1: MSRKAQPRSPGLLLPAARCRSAPSKRLLLPPDGSSEDAPAAKGPRLSECPSSAQDCLSAPGSPCAPASPGSGPTPGSAQSPSLIAGYLLLPLADREHVSRALNIHTGQELRCKVFPLKHYQDKIRLYVQLPSHKNITGVVEVILGDTKAYVFLEKDFGDMHSYVRSCKRLREEEAAKLFKQIVSAVAHCHQSAIVLGDLKLRKFVFSTEERTQLRLESLEDTHIIKGEDDALSDKHGCPAYVSPEILNTTGTYSGKSADVWSLGVMLYTLLVGRYPFHDSDPSTLFSKIRRGQFCIPDHVSPKARCLIRSLLRREPSERLTAPEILLHPWFEAVLEPGYVDQDVGTSDQIVPEHHGDSDDISSFFC; this comes from the exons ATGAGCCGCAAGGCGCAGCCCCGCAGCCCGGGACTCCTGCTGCCGGCCGCCCGCTGCCGGAGCGCCCCTTCCAagcggctgctgctgccgccggaCGGCTCCAGCGAGGACGCCCCGGCGGCCAAGGGCCCCCGGCTCTCCGAGTGCCCCAGCAGCGCCCAGGACTGTCTCAGCGCGCCGGGCTCGCCGTGCGCCCCCGCCTCGCCGGGCAGCGGCCCCACGCCGGGCAGCGCCCAGAGCCCCAGCCTCATTGCCGGctacctgctgctgcccctggccGACAGGGAGCATGTGTCCCGGGCGCTCAACATCCACACGGGCCAGGAGCTGCGCTGCAAG GTGTTCCCTCTCAAACACTACCAGGACAAAATTCGACTTTATGTTCAGCTGCCATCTCATAAGAATATCACTGGGGTAGTGGAAGTGATTCTGGGTGACACCAAGGCCTATGTTTTCCTTGAGAAGGACTTTGGGGACATGCACTCCTATGTGAGGAGCTGTAAAAGGCTGAGAGAAGAGGAGGCTGCCAAGCTCTTCAAGCAGATCGTCTCAGCTGTAGCTCACTGCCACCAATCAGCCATTGTGCTGGGTGACCTCAAGCTCAGGAAATTTGTCTTTTCTACTGAAGAAAG GACTCAGCTGAGACTAGAAAGCCTAGAAGACACTCACATCATCAAGGGGGAAGATGATGCTCTGTCAGATAAACATGGCTGCCCAGCATATGTCAGCCCTGAGATCTTGAACACAACAGGGACCTACTCTGGAAAATCAGCTGACGTCTGGAGTTTAGGAGTAATGCTGTATACCCTCCTAGTAGGACGCTATCCCTTCCATGACTCAGACCCTAGTACTCTGTTTTCTAAAATCCGCCGTGGACAGTTCTGTATTCCTGATCATGTCTCTCCCAAAGCCAGATGCCTCATTCGTAGCCTGCTGAGACGGGAACCCTCAGAAAGACTTACTGCTCCAGAGATCTTGCTTCATCCTTGGTTTGAAGCAGTTTTGGAACCTGGATATGTAGACCAGGATGTAGGAACTTCTGATCAGATTGTTCCAGAGCATCATGGAGACAGTGATGATATAAGTTCCTTCTTCTGTTAG